The genomic window ATCGCCTACGCTGCTAATCATCTCCGTCAAGGAGCTTGGCGACACGCAGTTCGCAGCCCATCTGACCGGCATCACCACGAAGGACAATGGCAATGAGTCCATCAATACCGAGGCCAAGTTCTTTATTGAGCGTCTGCTGCAGAACCGCAACGTGAAGGTGCGCTACGACGGACTCGACGGGTTCAACAACGTCATGATCTCCATCATGTCTCCTAAGGGCTCCTTCCAGGAAGAGCTCCTGTCCAAGGGCTACGTGAAGATTCAGAatgcgacgctgccgctgtccaCCCGCATCGACCAGATTACCTCTGCCGAGGCTTCTGCCAAGAAGCAGCGTGTCGGGTGCTGGAAAAACTACGTAGAGCCGGCTGGGGTTGCTCCGTCCGAGACTGCCGAGTGCGAGTGGGGTCCTCATCCTCCTTGTGCGATCGGCGAGGATGATCAGATGGACGCCAAAGCTCCCGCGGCACCGAGGGTGGCGGGTCTTCCGACTACGCTGCCGGACGGCACTCCTGGTCCAGTGTATACGGGGCCGATCGAGTTTGTTGGCACACTGGTGCAGGTGGTACACGGTGACACAGTTGTTATCCGCGATGACGCCTCTACTGAGCTTCGCCGTGTCTCTCTGGCTGGTGTGCGTAGCAGCAAGAACATTGACCGTGACCAGGACGGCAACTCGCCTGAGACACGTGTCACGTACAACGACTACTCTTGGGAGGCCAAGGAGTTCCTGCGCAGCCGGTACATTGGTTccaaggtggtggtgttcgCCGAGTACGCGCGTGTGATGCCCGAGACGAAGGAAATTCGCCTCGCAGCAACGGTGCAGGTGAAGCACACGGGCATTAACATtggcgtggcgctgctggaggccgGCTACGCTACGTTCTTCCTTGGCCGCAATGACAAGCACTCCAAGGCAGGCGagcttgccgccgccgaggatggcgcgaaagaggagaagaagggcgtTCACCGCAGCactcctgcgccgccgatgAAGGTGCTCGAGCTGAACCACCTCGGCGAGACGCGCGGCCGCTACTATCTCAGCTTCCTACAGCGCGGTATGCAGGGCAACCGGCCGCCCCCACTGAAGGGTGTGGTGGACCTGGTGCTCGGCCCCAGCTCGCTGCGCGTGTACATTCCGAAAGAGAACTTTCAGATCCCGGTCAAGGTCGCAGGCATTATGACACCATCCGCCGCTTTTCGCCCCAACGATAAGGCGGACCCGTTTgcgcaggaggcgaaggaCTTCGCGATTGatctcgtgcagcagcgcagcgtcaccATCCAGGTCTTCACCTCCGACCGTGCTGGGAACTTTATCTCGTCTATCACTCTAGGGGACGGCACAAACATTTCTGTCGCGCTGGTCGCCGAGGGATtcgcgacggtggcgaacACGGACCGCTTGCCTTTTGCACAGCAGCTGATGGACGCGGAGAGCGCGGCGCGcgaggcgaagaagcacaTCTGGTCCGCCGCTGGCGCAATCCCGCAGCGTGCGATGAAGAtggagcaggagcgcgcCGCCAACAATCCGCACGCGCTGACCCGCGTTCTCGATGAGACGTCCCATTTTGTGCCATATGTGATCACCAACATCGCAGACGACGGGCTGTCGGTGCACTTGCAGGGCTACGACGAGGTGCAGGACACCAAGAAGGGACAAATCCAGTGCCTCCTTAATGGCACCGTCGCCCGTGAGAGCTACACCCCCAAAAAGGGCGAGCGTGTAATCGCCCAGTACAGCGGTGACAAGACGTGGTGCCGTGCCACAGTGCTCAAGGCTCCACGCGACGgcaaggcggaggtgcagtTCATTGACTTTGGCAACACCGAAGCGGTGCCGGTACAGAACATCCGCGCTGTGCCGCGCGGCCCCGAGTACGCGCTGGTGCGTGAGACGCCCGCGTTTGCGAAGCTGGCCCGTCTCGCCTACCTCAAGTCGGCCAACCAAGACGAAATGCTCGCTGGCGTCGCCTGCGAAGCTGTAGAGGAGTACTCTGAGGGCGAGGTGCTGGCGAAGGCCGTGTACCGCGACGGCTTTGACCAGGTGTACTACACCGTGGCGACCAACGAGAATGTGCCATCGCTGAGTGAGACTCTACTGCAGCGTGGCTTGGCGCTGTTGGACCGCCGCGCCTCTGCTGTGAACCCTGCAGACTACCGCCTCCACGAAGCTGCGCAGGAGATCGCACGAAAGGGACACAAGAACCTGTGGCAGTACGGTGATATTGATGAGGGTGACGCCGACTAATAGGAACATGTTGTGTGCACGTAAGTGTTTCACAGGGTGTTCTTCCACTGGGTGcatttttcctttctttgtttcAGTGTGGGATCACCGAGTACTGTCGAACGTCCTTGGGTGAAATCCGCAACGGGGTGTGGCCTCTGCCTGTGCCTCGTCTGACGTTGGTTGCTGGATGCATGGGTGGTCAAACTCTCGCTACTCCCTTCCCTCAACTGtgccactcccccctcctccccctcccccctctctctctcgttgttgtACGTTTGTGGCTGCAGGCACGGCTTCCCGTACTGCAgttgtgggggggggggttctctctttttgttctcCTTTAAGTTTGCGCTTTTATTTCACCATGggcgtttctttttctctttgttttccccctttttcacGACTCTGGTTCGATTGGTGGTCCCTACAATTCTTCTTGGCTCCCCGGCCTTTGtgtgctgcttttttttcgtctgcATGCGTATGCTCGCTGGACGACCTGTGTGCGAcgtcgcgtgcgtgtgtcgcCGTGTCTCACGCTCTCCCTCCATGTAAGGGGGTCGAGTGGGCGGAGGTCTTTGGCTTGGCAACAGAATTCTCTGTCATATCCTGTTTCTCACGTGCCCTCTTTGGTTTTCTTTCCGCTTTACCCTTTCTCACTCTTGCGTTCATAGTGTgtcttttttgtgtgtgtgtgggtgtgtattgTGGttccctctcgctttcccttcGACCTTAGCGCGAGCTCAATGAGTGAAACCTCACTCGCCCGTGGCTTGTGTGGTGGTTGCCGTCCGGCTTTTCATTTCGGTCgtcttcgcccccccccctctctctctcccctccacgTTGCCTTTTTCGTCaggcgctcttttttttgtcgcgcgtgcgtgtataTCCGTGCAGCTCATTGTGGTCAAGAGAAAGTCCGACGATGTCTTGGTGACGTGAATCGTGagtgtgttttttttcccttcccgTGATCAacacggagaagagaggtgtgaCGTGAAGGCGAAAAGGTTAcgccgctcctccttcagctgctaTATCATTTTCTCTCGCGTCTTGGCGATGGGCAGAATAGAGAGGCAATATTCTGACGTTCAACGGTTGAGCGTGTGCCGGTGCGATTCACGACGTGCATCCACTTGACCTGCCCGCGCCGTCTGTGGTGATAGTGGTGGGAGGGAATGCATATGTGTATCTACATGTCAATGAAAATATTCTGCTTTCTGTATCGCAGTCTGAAAGGAAGCttgctccctcttcctcttcttgccCTTCACGCCATGCGTGTTTTTGCTGGTGTTTTGCGCCTTTGCCATTCGTGTGTGAGCTGGCGGGCTAGgttgtgcgcgcgtgtgtgtacactGCCGTTTCCTGCGAGTGGGAGGCAACAGCACGCAGGGACCACAACGAAGGTTGAGCGTAACGAGCATTGCGACGACTGCTGTGGCAGCACATTAGTACCAAAACACGCAATGGAGGGCTTCACGCGACTCGCGCCAACCGCGTCTCTCTTCGTTGTGCTTCTCACTACTTACCGTGGCCGGTAGCTCGTGTGTAGGAagccctttcctcccttttgCCTCATTCGTTGGCCGCACTGGTTATGAGCAGTATGCTTTGTAAGATTAAATtctgaggaggagagggtacGGCGTACATTGACAACTGGGTGCACCTGCAGAGTCAAGGTACCGACTGCTTCTGTCGTGTCATCATCTTCTCACAACAGGAAAATTGTGTTTTGCACGCTCTCGGAACTATGAACGTCTCTCTAATCTCTTTCCTTCTAGCTcgattgtgtgtgtgtgtgcttgtctggTTTTCGCAAATATGGtgtcttctttccctttacgcctcccccctttacTACCCCTTGGCGgcccgggggggggggggcgactcctcagtgcgtggtgcCTGGGTCCAGGGCCCCACGGCAcagggaagccaagcagcttCAGTCCCGGCCCTCGCTCTCTACTggcgtggggagcctgcgcctggtggcggccggcacggtggaggaggtctctgaggcggcctgcggggcgagggtgggtgggtgcagcTCGAGTCTGCGGCCGTGCTCGGATGACTGGGGTCAGCGCatggctgtggcgcgtgtctagcgctgcggcacacgGCGCGAGCTGCCTGTGGCgggctggaggaggcgtggcGTTTGGCTCATGTTGCGCGGCCGTGAATGGACACACTGGAGCGAAAGGGAGCAGACATCTCTGCGACTGTCACTCATTTCTTTGACTGCCTCTCTCACGTCTACTGTTCTACTTGACCTCTTCTTCTTActttgttctttttttctctttttttttttttgattgCTCCCCGCACCACGACGACTGTGTGCGGTGCAGGAAACACATCAGCTGcccgctttctcttttgcgtCCTATTCTTCAACGCCCTTGTTCTTCAGTGCCACTGTCTTGCAGACTCATCgacgcgcagagagaggctgACGGAAGAGGACAACACGATCCAGACCACGAGGCATCTAACGTCGTGCTGCGCTCGGTGTCGATGTGCTTAGCGAGTACCTCTTTAAGTTGAATACGCACACAGCACAGTATATATCTTTAGAGAGGTATATCTATAGAGGTATATATCTCGACATCTCGATCTCTCTCTACATCTTCCCCTCTGTCACGACCAATTTGCATACCCGCACCGAAATTGTGCGCCACAGCATCACAGGAGCTAATCAAACCGGAAGAAGCGAAACACAGTAATTGAAGTAATCCATAGTGAAACTAAATCAACGAACTCCTATACATGCATGCCGTAAAGCGATAACGACTTTGTGCGTCTGCTTGTGTTGTTCATTCAcatcgcctctctctctctctctccctcagtatcagctttttttttgtctgtgtgtcttaTTTCCAATACACTTCACACCCACATCTCtgtcgctttctctctgtgtcctTCTTGGGCTCTTTGAGCCAGTGTTGCGTGTATTGCTGCTTTCGCtgtgtttttcctttttttattctgttgttgttgtggtggtggtggttcttcttgctccctccccccccctttggTCGCCTGTTCTGTTTCTCAGTTGTGCTGTCCCTCATCTGTGTGCCGGCGactgcgtgtgtttgcttgtttggtCGTTAGATTGGGGTCTGCCTCTGCTTCATTTACCGGCGTTCGTGCCATTTTGTTTTctgctcttttttgttgttttgctTCGTGATTCCACCAACTTGGCTTATAAGGGAAAGCCAAAACGACCAGCGCCCACCAAacccacacgcagagacagagaTAAACCAACCAAAAGGCGATGTCGGCCCTTCCGCACATTCAGAAAGAGTTTCGCAACCTCACCAAGGACCCACCTGCGGGTTTCCGGGTGGAACTAAAAGACAACAGCTTCTTCACGTGGATTGTATGGTTCACCGGCCCGGAGGGAACCCCTTACGCTGGTGGGCAGTACAAAGCATCGCTGTCGTTCCCGAAGGAGTTTCCGATGGAGCCGCCCACTTTCCGAGTCCTCTCGTCCTTTTGGCACCCGAATGTGTACGCCGATGGGCGGGTGTGCATTTCCATACTGCACCCCCCAGGCGTGGATGAGATGAACTCGGAGGAAACCGCGATGATGCGCTGGACACCGGTGCAGACCATCCGCTCCGTCTTACTCTCCATCGTCTCCCTTTGGAGCGACCCCGATCCGTCCGACGCCGGCGCCCCGGCCAACGTGGATGCCCTTGTGCAATACCGCAACAAGCGTGCCGAGTTTGATGCAAAGTGCAAGAGTCTAGCAGAGAAGTCTCTCACAGAGCTCCCGGAAGACTTCGAACCGCCATGCatggaagagaaggtggaggtCACTAAGGCATCGGGCGACAACTTCGACTATATGCTCTCCGAAGCGGATCTTGAGGATGAGGAAGACTTCGACGATTTTAGCGCCTCTGCTCCTGCCGCGTCCGCgagcgctggcgctgccgcctcgagcGATCCAGCAAAGAAGTATGCGGTGGAATTGATGCAGCTCCGAGCGATGGGAGTGGGTGAGGGCAAATCTGACGCTGACATGCTGAATCTGCTAATCAAATACCGTGGAGAGCTGGCCAGTGTCATCGCAGACCTATCATGATTCTTCGTTGTTGTCACGAACAGACAGTAGCAAAACAACGTGAGGTACGAGGGCAAACTCCTCACgagtgttgtgtgtgtgtgtttggttTTGAGTGCcctgtctctttttttttcttttcgctcttccttgtctttccttcccctttcctcctcgctgcgtTTCGTTATTCAGGCCGAATGCGCTCCATGTGTTTGGGGGCCTCAAGGTGCGCAcagtgcatgtgtgtatgtcgGTGTTTGCTTGCTTAGTGGGGTGTGCGC from Leishmania panamensis strain MHOM/PA/94/PSC-1 chromosome 32 sequence includes these protein-coding regions:
- a CDS encoding ubiquitin-conjugating enzyme protein, putative (TriTrypDB/GeneDB-style sysID: LpmP.32.1020), which encodes MSALPHIQKEFRNLTKDPPAGFRVELKDNSFFTWIVWFTGPEGTPYAGGQYKASLSFPKEFPMEPPTFRVLSSFWHPNVYADGRVCISILHPPGVDEMNSEETAMMRWTPVQTIRSVLLSIVSLWSDPDPSDAGAPANVDALVQYRNKRAEFDAKCKSLAEKSLTELPEDFEPPCMEEKVEVTKASGDNFDYMLSEADLEDEEDFDDFSASAPAASASAGAAASSDPAKKYAVELMQLRAMGVGEGKSDADMLNLLIKYRGELASVIADLS
- a CDS encoding hypothetical protein (TriTrypDB/GeneDB-style sysID: LpmP.32.1010) — its product is MSYVVYAVENADRMILMGPTVADQPTFKAITLSYIQAPKLARRMATGEFTPEEPYAYEAAELIRSTFIGKQVQFVEDYYIEALQRSAGRIMGANQQEATGMLLKEGLATLPDRMPPRIEKELYEIYSLMSAAARAARKGLFSGDGDKHVRQMKSYTPEELAEKIEGIKGQQLLSRVEKVLSPTLLIISVKELGDTQFAAHLTGITTKDNGNESINTEAKFFIERLLQNRNVKVRYDGLDGFNNVMISIMSPKGSFQEELLSKGYVKIQNATLPLSTRIDQITSAEASAKKQRVGCWKNYVEPAGVAPSETAECEWGPHPPCAIGEDDQMDAKAPAAPRVAGLPTTLPDGTPGPVYTGPIEFVGTLVQVVHGDTVVIRDDASTELRRVSLAGVRSSKNIDRDQDGNSPETRVTYNDYSWEAKEFLRSRYIGSKVVVFAEYARVMPETKEIRLAATVQVKHTGINIGVALLEAGYATFFLGRNDKHSKAGELAAAEDGAKEEKKGVHRSTPAPPMKVLELNHLGETRGRYYLSFLQRGMQGNRPPPLKGVVDLVLGPSSLRVYIPKENFQIPVKVAGIMTPSAAFRPNDKADPFAQEAKDFAIDLVQQRSVTIQVFTSDRAGNFISSITLGDGTNISVALVAEGFATVANTDRLPFAQQLMDAESAAREAKKHIWSAAGAIPQRAMKMEQERAANNPHALTRVLDETSHFVPYVITNIADDGLSVHLQGYDEVQDTKKGQIQCLLNGTVARESYTPKKGERVIAQYSGDKTWCRATVLKAPRDGKAEVQFIDFGNTEAVPVQNIRAVPRGPEYALVRETPAFAKLARLAYLKSANQDEMLAGVACEAVEEYSEGEVLAKAVYRDGFDQVYYTVATNENVPSLSETLLQRGLALLDRRASAVNPADYRLHEAAQEIARKGHKNLWQYGDIDEGDAD